TGGCGCAGGTGATTGTAATACGCTGAAATCTGAAACAGATTATGATGTCGTGGTTGTGGATGCAGTAGAAGATGAAGTTGGTAAGATTTCCAGTACACGTATCTGTGATGCGATTGTGCAAGGTGATATGCCAGCGATTAAAAAGATGCTAGGACAGTATTATAGCCTAGAGGGTGTTGTGCGTCGTGGCCATCAACAGGGAAGATTAATGGGTTTCCCAACTGCGAATATCGAGTACTCTGATGAATACTTATTACCGAAAGAAGGAGTTTATGCAAGCATGGTAGAAATTGATCATCACGTGTATGGTGCGATGACGAATCTCGGACATAATCCGACTTTCAATACTTCTGAAAAACTGTCTTTAGAAACCTATATTATTGGCTATAGCGGTACGCTTTACGGCAGAATTTTAAAGGTGCAATTGTTAGAATACTTACGCCCTGAGATTCATTTTAAGAGCCGTGAGAATTTAATTTTACAGCTTGAACAGGATGTTCGAGATATTAAGAAGATACTATTAAAATATGAATGAGTTATTTTTAGAACGAATGAGAGAGATGTTGACGGGTGAATATCCTACATATCTTGAAAAATTAAATGATTCAGCAAGAAAGGGAATTCGTATTAATACCCTAAAGATTACGCCAGATGATTTTTTTGCGTGTACGAATTATGAATTAGAAAAAAGTCCATTCGCAAAGAATGGATATTACGCAAATATCAAAAGTGGTGTTGGTTTTACGCCTGAACATATGTCTGGTTTCTTCTATATCCAAGAACCTAGTGCAAGTTCTGCAGTTACAATTTTAGAGCCTAAGCCAGGCATGAAAGTCTTAGATATGTGTGCAGCACCAGGCTCAAAATCAACACAGATTTCTGAACTTCTTCATCAGTGCGGTTTACTTGTGGCTAATGAGATTCATCCTACACGTGCACGTGTACTTTTAGAGAATGTAGAACGTTGTGGTAGTGCAAATACGATTGTTTTAAATAATGATCCAAAAGATATTTCAAAGGCATTTCCGGAATTTTTCGATATGGTTCTCTGTGATGCACCTTGTTCGGGTGAAGGAATGTTTCGTAAGGAAGATCAAGCGGTAGAACAATGGAGCTTAGAGAATGTACAAGCATGTGCTGTACGTCAAATCGCGATTTTAAACGAGGCATATAAGTGCTTAAAACCAGGTGGAATCATGGTATATAGTACTTGTACTTTTGCGATGGAAGAAAATGAATTGTGTATACAAAAGTTTATACAGGAACATCTTGATATGCACTTGGTACCTATTAATGTTGAGTTTGGTAGAAAAGCATTTGATCTTGGAAATCATACCGATTACGCAAGAAGAATATTTCCAATGGATGGTGGCGAAGGTCACTTTATTGCCAAGCTTAAAAAAGATGGTAATCATACAGAATCAACAAAAAAGGTAATGCAATCACAACCATTACCAAAGGAAGCTAAAGAGTTTTTTGAAACATCCTTTGTAAAACAATACCCATATTATTTTGCGAAGAATGATAAAGTATATGGTGGTACACAGCCATTCTATGAAGTTGGTAAATGTCATTTACTGCGGCATCAGGTTTTTCTTGGTGAAATGGAAAAGAATCGTTTTACACCAAGTCATGCTCTATTTATGTCTGCCTATACTAAGTTTAAAAATACCATTGATTTACAGGAAGAAGATGTTCTTCACTACATGCGAGGGGAACAATTAAATATTTCTTGCAAGAAGGGGTGGTATGCAGTGTGCTATCATGGTGTTGTGATAGGTGGTGCCAAAAGTGATGGTACTGCATTAAAGAATAAATACCCCAAAAATTTACGTTTACGATGAAAGGATGAATCCATGAAATTAGACTTATTTTCTTTTATTGATGAAACGATGGCATATTACAAAAGTAAGAGTGCGATATACCAATACGCAGAAGGAAAGTTAAACCAATTCTTTTCGGATGAATTTTTAAATGGAGAAGATCCGGTTATTGCTTTACGTTCTAGAATTAAAGCGGAAGATAGTTTAAAAGAGAAGTTAATTCGAAATCAATTTTATCTACAATACGAAGCTGGTAAGGACGCAATCTCTCACTTAACTGATTTAATTGGAATTACGATGCAATGTCGTTTTATTCATAATGAGGATCAACTATATAAAACCTTATTTAATAAATTTACACGAAAGAAGGGAACGCCTTATTTTGTGGCGAATAATGACCCAGACATCTTTATTGATTTAAGTGTGTTCCAGCCTCAGATACAACGTAATGGTTTTACGATTTATCGAATTGATGGTTATTACACTTTTAATGATGAAATCATACGTTTTGAATTACAGATTAAATCACTCGTGCATGCGTTTTGGAGCGAAATTGAACATGAGGTTGTCTATAAAAATCCTGACTTTATACTTTATGATCAATTCAATAAAGATATGTTAGGTGCGATACGTGATAACTTAGATGTCGTTGATAAACAACTTGAAATCATGTATGACGAGATTAGCCATCAAAGTAGGCAGACCCAGATTGGTATGGATGAAGTTGGTTTTAAGCAGTTTGTGGCGCGTAGCATTAATGAATTAGTGAATCGTAAGATGAGAGAATCGGTTGGGTTTACATCTGATTTTAAGAAGTGCTCTGCAATGATTGCACAGTATGTTTATGTTCGTGATTTTATCAACGGAGAACATAACAAAGAGAGAATGATGGATTATCTAGAAACACTCAATATGCTTGCGACTAGTAAGCTTGATTTATCGGAAGAAATTCATCTAGAAAGAGAACATCAAACTGATGATGAGTTCTGCCGAATCTTGGCCAAATATTGGCAAGAGCAGCTAAACTCAAATTTCCAATGGCACATCTTCTTTGCAATGTTATTTAGTATTCAGCCAGGAAGCAATATCGATGATTTTACAGATTTCTGTATCATCATCAAACGATTACTCATTGAGCCAAATTGGTATTACAACACATTTAGGCAGTTTGATGATGATAAAGCACTTGCAATTCAGAAAGATTTAGAACTTGTATTAGCGAAGGCTCTTGTGAGAGTTGATGATATTGAAATTGTCCATGAGGATAAAGTGTATTTGTGTATGCAGACATTCCGTCACTATGCAACACAATTAGAAAATGAGTATAATGATTACACAGAATTTATACAGTATTATGAGAAAAATAAATTAGAACTCTTTAGGTTGATTACGGATCATTTCCATTGAGTCTGATATTTTGTTATAATAAACTAGTAAATATAAGAGGTGAATAACATGGCACAAGATTATGTTGTTTTAAATGAAAAGAACGAAAATGGCTTAATAGCTATTAACAAGACGGTATTTAAGTCAATTGCAGAAATCAGTATTGATGACATTGAAAATGCGATTCGTGTACCACAGGCGCGTTTTACAAAGCCTTTAACGGTGAAGGTGGACGATAACCAATTACATATCACAGCTGATATTAAAGTGAAGTATGGTGCTAATGTAGCTGCTACTTGCGAGTTAGTACAAAATAAGATTTATGAAAACATCGTTTTCATGACAGGATTTAAGCCAGCAGATGTGACTGTAAATGTCATTGATTTTGAAATCTAGTATTGACATTTATAGAGAAATTTAGTTAAATAATATAGTAATTTGAAAAACGGAAAGAAGGAGCACCGCTTCTCACCTGATATCCTACGGATTTGGGTATATGCCGAGATGATCAAAACGATTATTTTAGCAGGTGCAATCTTCGTACCTGCTTTTAAATTTATAGGAGGTTTACTTGGGTAAAATTAAGAATAACAAAAATAGAAGACCAGAGTCCCACGACATGGTTAATGACGACATTCATTTCAAAGAAGTACTGGTAATTGGTCCTGATGGGGAACAGCTTGGCACAATGTTGCGCCGTGAAGCTTTAGAAAAAGCATACAGTATGGAACTTGATTTAATGTGTGTTGCGCCTAATGCGCCAGTACCGGTATGTAAGATTCTTGACTATGGCCGTTACCACTTCGAAGATCAAAAGAAGCAAAGGGAAGCTAAAAAGAATCAACATGTTACAGAAGTTAAGGCGTTACGTCTTTCTCCGGTTATTGATCAACACGATTTTGAAACAAAGTTAAAGCGTTCAAGAGAATGGATTGAAGCTGGACAAAAAGTTCGTATCGATATGCGCTTCCGTGGGCGTATGATTACAAGACAGGAAGTTGGTCGTGATGTTTTAAACAAGTTTACTGAGCAGATTTCAGATATAGCAGATGTAAGTAAATCCGCCGCTATGGAAGGCAATACATTATCTGTTGTATATTCACCAAAAAAAGGTAAGTAAAGGAGAATACTATGAAAGCAAAAGCAAGAAAGCCAAAGAAGATCAAAATGAAAACAAAGAAGACCTTCGCTAAGCGTAGCAAGCTTACAGCAACAGGCAAGTTGAAGGTACAGCACAACTTCGTATCACACTTTGCAGCAAACAAGACACACAAGCAGAAGATGCATTTAGCTAAATCTACAACTGCACACAGTTCTGATTTAAAGCGTACTAGACAGTTGTTGCAAGGTTAATTAGGAGGTAAAGAAGATGAGAGTAAAGGGATCAACACCTACACGTAATAGACGTAAAAAAGTATTAAAACTAGCTAAGGGTTACTTTGGAAGCAAACACTTACTTTACAGAACAGCCCATGAGCAAGTTATGCGTTCTCTTCGTTATGCATATATTGGAAGAAGACAGACAAAGCGTGAAATGCGCAAGCTTTGGATTGCTCGTATCAACGCAGCAACAAGACAGTATGATTTATCATATAGCCAGTTCATGCACGGTCTTAAGTTAGCAGAAATCAACGTTAACCGTAAGATGCTTTCTGAAATCGCCATTCATGATGAAAAGGGATTCGAAGCATTAGTTGACGCTGCTAAGAAGGCATTAGTTAAGTAAGAACATAACCGATTTCACTGAAGTCGGTTTTTCTTTTGACAATAGAAAAGGGATGGTATCACCCAGATATCATCCCTGTAATGATTTATTGTTGGAGTTGCTGAATCGATAATTCTAGACGGCGTAATGTTTCTTCTTTGCCGAGGATAGAACTGATTTCTATTGCACCACCCGGTGTAAACTGCATACCTGTAATTGCTAGACGCAACGGGAATAGAACTTGTCCATTCTTCATTTCTAACTTGGCAGGCAGTGCAAGTAATGTTGTATGTAAGGCTTCCTCAGACCAATCTTCTTGGTTCTTTAAAGCTTCATAAGATGCCTGTAAAGACTTTAGAGCGATAGTTGGATCTGTCTTCATCTTCTTATTGATGAATAAATCATTAGAATAAGAAGGGAAGTTATCAAAGAATGTTAACATCTCAGGAATTTCAGCTAATGTTTGAGCACGTTGTTGTAAGATAGCTGCTATCTGTCTACGGTTAAAGCTGCCTTTTACAGCTTCGTCAATATATGGCGTTACTAACTTTTCATAGGAATCTAGGTCCATATTTCTTAACCACATACCATTCACCCATTTGAGTTTTTCGGGGTCAAAGATTGCACCAGAAGTACCGATATGCTTTACATCAAATGCCTGTACTAATTCATCAAGTGTAAAGATTTCACGATCCTCCGTTGGGGACCAACCTAATAATGCAATGTAGTTTAAGATAGCACCTGGCAAATAACCCTTTGCCACTAAATCCTGGAAGGATGCGTCACCATTACGCTTAGATAGCTTGGAATGTTCGTCCTTCATAACTGGTGGACAGTGAATATATCTTGGGATATCCCAATCGAATGCATTATAGATTAAGTTGTACTTTGGCGTTGATGATAGATACTCCATACCACGCACGACATCTGTGATTCCCATTAGATGGTCATCGATAACGTTTGCAAAGTTATAAGTAGGGAAGCCATCGCTCTTAATTAATACCTGTTCATCTAATGTATTATTTTCAACAGTGATACGTCCAAATACTTCGTCATCAAAGTATGTAGTTCCTGCTTCTGGGATTGTTTGACGAATAACGAACTTTTCGCCAGCTTCAATTCTTGCTTCACATTCTTCAATAGTTAATAACTTACATGGGTCATCAAACTTAAAGGATTCACCACGTGCTTCCTGTAGTTCACGTTGTGCCGCAATTAATTCTTCATCACAGAAGCAATAGTGTGCTCCACCACGTTGAATAAGTTCCTTTGCATATTTGAGATATAGACCGCTGCGTACACGTTCAGATTGTATGTATGGTCCAAAGTCACCACCATTATCTGGTCCTTCATCATGTTTTAGACCACAAGCCTTCAATGTATCATAAATAATATCTGTGGCACCTTCTACTAAACGACCCTGGTCAGTATCTTCGATACGAAGGATATAAACACCTTCAGGATCTTTTTTCGCAACTAAGTATGCATATAATGCAGTACGTAAATTACCGATATGCATATAGCCGGTAGGACTTGGTGCAAATCTTGTTCTAATAGCCATTGTAATACTCCTTTTTATTCCTATATATTTTACGCTTTTTATGTCCTTATAACAATGCAGAAGATAATATTAAATGCGTAAATAAGCAATTCTTGTTAAAATGCCAAAGGAAAAGAGGTAAATATGAAGGGAATCGATTTAACAAAATCAGTTCATGAACTAGCGACAACAATTCCTGAGTTCTTAGATATGATGGAAACTTTAGGATTTGATGGTATGCGTCATTGCGTAGAGGAGAATCCTCATACGAAGGTTATGACTCCATTAATGGCAGCTGCTAACCATGGTGTTGAACCATCTATGATTGTAAAGGCATTCCAGGATGCTGGGTTTACAGTCATAAACCAATAAGTTCATCTTTTTAGATTCATTTATTCGCAATAACTGAATTGTCTTTGAAAAAAGTCTTTGCATATGAAAGGTTTTTCGCTATAATAGTTATTGCGCTATTGGGATATAGCCAAGCGGTAAGGCAGCTGGCTCTGAACCAGCCATTTCGGGAGTTCGAATCTCTCTATCCCAGCCTAATTAGACCTGTTATTCAGGTCTTTTATTTTATATAATAATAGACATGGATGAATTACAAAGTTTATATAAACAAGACTATCCAGCGTTTATCGAACCATATCTTGCCTCAAAGTCCATGCAACGATTAAAAGGAGTAGATATGAACTGTGGATTACAGTTTACATCAAATACTGGATTTTCTAGTTATGGACCATATTCACGCTATGAACATAGTGTTGGTGTGGCGTGTATCATATGGCGTTTTACTCATGATAAAAAACAGACGTTGGCAGGTCTATTTCACGATATTTCAACGAGAGTATTTTCTCATGTGATTGATTTTGTTAAGAAAGATTATTTGGTACAGGAATCTACTGAAGATGAAACAAGGCAAATCATATTGCAAGATTCTGTAATTATGAATCAACTATTGTGTGATGGAATATCAGTAGATGAAGTTTCTGATTATCATTTATATCCAATCGCAGATAATGATTCACCAAGATTATCTTCAGACCGTTTAGAATATACACTTGGAAATTTGCTAAATTATCGCAAACATACAATCAAAGAAATAGAGAAATATTTTAATGATCTTGTGGTTGGCATTAGTGAATATGGTAGCCAGGAAATCATGTTTCAGCATCCTGAGATTGCGGAAGAGTTTGCGTTTGGTGCTCTATCGTGTGGCATAATATATTCTTGTGACTTTGATCGTTATGGAATGGAAAAACTTGCCTGCATTTTACGAAAGGCATTTGAAGAAACAATTCTTACAGAATCAGATTTATATCTAACAGAAATTGAAGTGATAAAAAAGTTATCAGAAAGTTGTTTACATGATGCTTGGAATGAATATACAAGACTTCAAGATGCTACGAAAGATTTTGCTGGTGATTTGATGGTGGATGCGAAAAAGAGATATATTGACCCATATATATGCAAGCATGGAAGAGTTACAACCTTCAGTGCTGCATTTCAAAATGCAGTAAATGAATTTAAGAATACAGATTATCATTATCTGATGAAAGGAATCTATCGAAATGGATAAAGTTATTGTAGTTGCTAGCAAGAATGCTGGTAAAATTAAAGAATTTAAAGAGATGTTAGAACCAAAGGGATTTGAAGTTAAGAGCTTAGCTGATTTCCCGGATATTGGAGAGATTGATGAAACTGGTACAACATTCTCTGCTAATGCTATTATCAAAGCCCAAGCGATTACAGATAAGTATAATATCATGGCAATTTCAGATGATTCTGGTTTAGAAATTGATGCATTTGATAAACAACCAGGTGTTCAAAGCGCACGTTGGTTAGGGTATGACACACCATATTCCTACAAGAATCAAGTGGTGTTAGATCGTATGAAGGATGAAACCAATCGTAGTTGTCGTTATGTTTGTGCAATCGCTGTTACAAGACCTGGTAAAGAACCGGTTGTATTTGAAGATACAGTGGAGTGCGTAATTGCCAAGGAACCTAGTGGAAAAAACGGCTTTGGCTATGATCCAATTGTGTACTATGAGCCATTTGGTAAAACAATGGCAGAGATGACAAATGAAGAAAAGAATAGTATTTCTCATCGTGGTAAGGCTGTTGTTCGTTTAGAAACGTGGATGGAACATGAAGGGTTATAAGTTCTTATCTGCAATTGCAGGACTAGCATTATTTCTGTCCCTTTTATTAACATCCATTGACTTATTGTGCTTTAATCGTTCTTTCTTCCGCTTGCAATATTCTTTGAATCATACAGCGGAAAGCATTGGAATTTCTGAAGATGGACTCATGAATGCAACAAATGCTTTACTAGATTATATGCAAGATAAAAGGGGTGATATAAAAGTTATTGAAAAGGTAAATGGTAGCGAACGTGAGATCTTTGATGAACGTGAAACGCTACATATGATAGATGTTAAAAAATTGTATCTAAACGCAATGACCACAAGAACAATTCTATTTGTTGGAAGTGTAATATTATTAACATTGTTGGTGCTAACGCATCGAAATGAAAGTTATATGATACTAGCAAATGCGTATAGAAATGGTTTACTGTTTTTGGGGTCATTACTTCTGTTTGTGGGTATTTATGCAATCGTAGATTTTAATGGATTCTGGATGAATTTCCATTATGTTTTCTTTGATAATGATTTATTCTTATTAGATCCAAACATATCAATTATGATTAATATGTTTCCATCAAACTTCTTCTTTGCGGTTGTTTTTGGGATTATACTATTGTTTGTAAGCGTAATCGTTTTATTAAAAGTTTTACTCGTGTTATTTAAACGTAAAATTGAAAGAAGGTTAGTATGATTAACGTTGTTTTGTATGAACCGGAGATTCCACAGAATACTGGTAATATTATGCGTACTTGTATGGCGATGAATTGTCGTTTGCATTTGATTGAGCCAATGGGTTTTAAGATTACAGACAAATCATTGAAACGTGCTGGTATGGATTATGTAAAGGAATTGGATTATAAAATCTATCCAGATTGGCAGACATTCTATAACATGCATGAAGGTTCTTATTATTACATTACGCGTTATGGAGAAAAGACACCTTCAGAATTTAACTATAAGGAAGATGAAGGGAAGGATATTTATCTAGTCTTTGGCAAAGAAAGTACTGGTATTGATAAGCATATACTCCATGATAACTATGATCGTTGTGTGCGTATTCCAATGGTTGCACAAGCACGTAGTTTAAATCTTTCTAACTGTGTTGCGATATGTGTCTATGAAGTTTTAGATCAGCTTGGATTCCCAGAGCTTTCACACACAGAGGTAATTAAAGGGAAGGATTTCTTACAACAATTTGAATAGGCATATATTTGGACAACCTCATTATTCATAGGTATACTTACAAGGAAAGATGGTGATTACGTGTTAGAGACCTTTGATGATTTCATTTCATTAGTTGTCATTTTGGTTATGTTAGTCCTAACTGTGTATTGTTGTCTTGTGATGTCGAGTAAAAAGCATCTGAAATTGATGCAGAAAAGACAAGAGAAACACCGTAATTTTCTAGCGACGCTTTCTGATGACTCGGGATGTAATAGTGAGGAGTAAACAATGATTCAAGAAACGATTAGTTCAAACAATGCCCCTGTAGCGGTAGGACCATATTCACCCGCTGTTCGTGCAGGGGACTTTATATACATCTCTGGACAGTTACCAATTGATCCTACAACTGGTCAACTTGTTTCAGATGATATTCGTATTCAAACTGAACAAGTACTGAAAAATATTGAATCCTTATTAGCAGAGGCTGGTTTAAATATGTCTTATGTTTTAAAGACAACTGTATTTGTTAAGAATATGGAAGAGTTTGCGGCAATGAATGAAGTATATGCTCGTTTCTTTCAAAAGCCATTTCCAGCAAGAAGTGCTGTTGTGGTGAAAGATATCGCATTCAATGCCAAGGTGGAAATCGAAGCATTTGCGATGGATACCCGTGCACTTGAAGTCCTATGTGCAGAAGATGGTTGCCATACATGCGATGATTATTGTTGTGAAACAAAGTTAGATATTCAATAAGACCTTAGGGTCTTTTTTGGTTGAACTGTGTTATGATATTGCTTGTACGTAGTGGAGATTAAATTCGTATGTCTATTCATAAACTAAACATGACTTTCACAAAGAAAGATATTCAATACATTCTTACAATCGCATTATCCGCTCTTGTGTATGCGTTTGGAATTGAATCGTTCGTAAGTTCAGGTAATTTATTCCCTGGAGGGTTTGCTGGTATTTCTCGACTGGTTGTAATGTTAGTAGAGAGACATCTTGGTTTGGCAATTCCATTTGGTGTTATCTACTGGGTAATGAATTTTACGGTTGTGCTGTTTATCTGGAATCGTATTGGGCATAAGTTTGTTCTATATTCCATTCTTTGGTTCTCATTAAGTTCGTTATTTTCAATTGTTATCAATGTGCCTATCGTTACACAGGATATGTTGTTGATTGCTGTGTTTGGTGGTCTGATCAATGGATTTGCGATTGGACTTGCGCTTCGTTCGAATGCAAGCAGCGGCGGTACAGACTTTATCGCAATTGATTTATCAGTACGATTAAAAAGACCTACTTGGAATTATTTACTTGGCTTAAATGCATTCGTCTTAGTACTTGCAGGTTTAGCGTTTGGTTGGGATAAAGCTTTGTACTCGATTATCTTCCAATATGTTTCTACACAGGTAGTAAATACAATGCACCAACGTTATAAGATTACACGTGTTCAAGTCATTACTGATCATGCGGATAAAATATGTGAGGCTGTATTTAGTACAGTACGTCATGGTATTACAAAAATCGATGTTGAAGGTGCTTTCAAGCATCAACCGCATACAATGTTGTTGATCACTGTCAATAATTATCAGTTACCGGAAGTGATTAGTTGTATACGTAAAGCGGATGAACATGCATTCATGACCTTTAATGCGGTTGAAAAGATTATCGGTAATTACTATCAGAAACCTTTAGAGTGAATCACCACTCTTTTTCTTTTATAAAAAAGATGTGTATTGTTTGATACACATCCTATGTTTAAAGAATTTCCATGCCAATGGCTTTCTGAACTTTGTTAAGTTTTTCAGCCGCAATCATGCTTGCTTTCTTGGCGCCGTTTGCTAATGTTGTTTCGATTAAGTTACTGTTGATAATTTCATTGTAACGTGTTTGAATTTCTTCGAGTTTAGCACATACTGCATCCGCAACTGCTTTCTTGAAATCACCATAGCCCTTGCCTTTGAATTCCTTTTCAATATCTTCAAAAGAACGTTCGTTTGATAGAGAGGATAAAATTTGCATTAAGTTAGAGATACCTGGCTGATTTTCTGGGTCGTAATGTACTTTACCTAAACTATCTGTAACGGCAGACATGACTTTCTTACGAGCTACTTTGAGATCATCTAACAAATAGATACAGCCTTTGTTTGTTTCATCTGACTTAGACATCTTCTTTGTTGGATCACTAAGGGACATAATTCTTGCGCCAACCTTAGCTACTAGTGGTTCTGGAACTGTAAAAAGTTGTCCATAGCGATTGTTCATTCTTTCCGCAACATCGCGTGTTAATTCAACGTGCTGTTTTTGATCTTCTCCAACTGGTACATAGTCAGGGCTATAGAGTAAGATATCCGCAGCCATTAATGCAGGATAGGTATAAAGACCACCAGAGAGGTTCTTTTCACCCTTAGCTTGTTTATCCTTGAACTGTGTCATACGATTTAATTCACCCATATAGGTATGACAACACATAATAAACCCAAGTTGTGCATGTTCCTTAACGTCTGTTTGAAGGAAGATTGTAGCTTTGTTAGGGTCAAGTCCACAAGCTAGATATAATGCTACACAATCCTTCAAATTCTTTTGTAGTTCTTGTGGATTCTGTGGAATCGTAATACAGTGTAAGTTTGCGATAAATGCAAACATTTCGTATTCGTTCTGTGATTCCACAAAGTGTCGTAAGGCACCAATATAGTTTCCTAAGTGCAATTGTCCAGTTGGTTTAATACCGCTTAACATTCTTTTCATAGTGAGTTCTCCTTGAAATTAAAAACGTCTCTTCAATCATATTGAAGGGACGCATGAGACGATATGCGCGGTACCACCCGACTTATCCAAAAGGATCACTTAATTTGGGATAACGGGCCTCCGGTATTCTATTTGTGGAACTCCAAACATACTTTGCCGAAATATCAGTTTACACCAAACACTGACTCTCTAAGAATTCAACGCGTAATTGCATTCCGAATACAGGTTGATTCTAACACAAATCAATATAATTGATAAGTGCTTTTTGAATGTGCATTTGCGAAGCATATTTTTTGCGTGTTATACTCGTAGAGGAAACGTTATTTTGTTTACATGACAATCAATCTTTCATGCATGTTAAAAGGGGATTCCTATATGTTAGAAATTAACAATTTAATGAAGAAATATAAGAAGGTAGCAGCTGTAGATCATATTAGTTTTACAGTTCCTAGTGGTAAAGTTGGCATCTTATTAGGGCCTAACGGTGCTGGTAAATCTACAACAATCAAGAGTATTGCAGGTTTGCTGCGATATGAGGGTGAAATTAAGGTGAATGGTCTACCATCAAAGTCGGTTGATGCAAAGAAGGTATTTGCGTATGTACCTGAAATTCCAGCTATGTTTGGAGCTCTAACAGTGATGGAGCATATTGAATATGTTCGTCGCGCAT
This genomic window from Solobacterium moorei contains:
- a CDS encoding TIGR01906 family membrane protein, with protein sequence MKGYKFLSAIAGLALFLSLLLTSIDLLCFNRSFFRLQYSLNHTAESIGISEDGLMNATNALLDYMQDKRGDIKVIEKVNGSEREIFDERETLHMIDVKKLYLNAMTTRTILFVGSVILLTLLVLTHRNESYMILANAYRNGLLFLGSLLLFVGIYAIVDFNGFWMNFHYVFFDNDLFLLDPNISIMINMFPSNFFFAVVFGIILLFVSVIVLLKVLLVLFKRKIERRLV
- a CDS encoding tRNA (cytidine(34)-2'-O)-methyltransferase, encoding MINVVLYEPEIPQNTGNIMRTCMAMNCRLHLIEPMGFKITDKSLKRAGMDYVKELDYKIYPDWQTFYNMHEGSYYYITRYGEKTPSEFNYKEDEGKDIYLVFGKESTGIDKHILHDNYDRCVRIPMVAQARSLNLSNCVAICVYEVLDQLGFPELSHTEVIKGKDFLQQFE
- a CDS encoding RidA family protein — protein: MIQETISSNNAPVAVGPYSPAVRAGDFIYISGQLPIDPTTGQLVSDDIRIQTEQVLKNIESLLAEAGLNMSYVLKTTVFVKNMEEFAAMNEVYARFFQKPFPARSAVVVKDIAFNAKVEIEAFAMDTRALEVLCAEDGCHTCDDYCCETKLDIQ
- a CDS encoding YitT family protein — its product is MSIHKLNMTFTKKDIQYILTIALSALVYAFGIESFVSSGNLFPGGFAGISRLVVMLVERHLGLAIPFGVIYWVMNFTVVLFIWNRIGHKFVLYSILWFSLSSLFSIVINVPIVTQDMLLIAVFGGLINGFAIGLALRSNASSGGTDFIAIDLSVRLKRPTWNYLLGLNAFVLVLAGLAFGWDKALYSIIFQYVSTQVVNTMHQRYKITRVQVITDHADKICEAVFSTVRHGITKIDVEGAFKHQPHTMLLITVNNYQLPEVISCIRKADEHAFMTFNAVEKIIGNYYQKPLE
- the trpS gene encoding tryptophan--tRNA ligase, translating into MKRMLSGIKPTGQLHLGNYIGALRHFVESQNEYEMFAFIANLHCITIPQNPQELQKNLKDCVALYLACGLDPNKATIFLQTDVKEHAQLGFIMCCHTYMGELNRMTQFKDKQAKGEKNLSGGLYTYPALMAADILLYSPDYVPVGEDQKQHVELTRDVAERMNNRYGQLFTVPEPLVAKVGARIMSLSDPTKKMSKSDETNKGCIYLLDDLKVARKKVMSAVTDSLGKVHYDPENQPGISNLMQILSSLSNERSFEDIEKEFKGKGYGDFKKAVADAVCAKLEEIQTRYNEIINSNLIETTLANGAKKASMIAAEKLNKVQKAIGMEIL